A genomic region of Tsukamurella pulmonis contains the following coding sequences:
- the mrf gene encoding ribosome hibernation factor-recruiting GTPase MRF, whose product MGIISNRTPVLLLTGFGEQERALELAEPGTVVVHHDLSGLREGLVVRSETTFRPDLVAEERVAVLELAHGCVSCTLREDLLPLLRTLHRRAGVRRIVVRLDPILEAEAVRHAIEHVVVEMVGAVPGPAARDVEVVGVIGFVDGPTWLADALGEEDLGERYGVPDDDERTVAQLAVGHVQSAGLLVVTGDSPDPARLRAVLRRLAPGAPIARERVPLEKLLPRVAAPRPAIEPFGPLLPGCPPLEPDGDVALVEFSARRPLHPGRFHEAIDVLLDGVVHARGHIWLATRPDEAFWLESAGAGLRVGAAGRWLAAGGEGSPERWAIASAAWDETHGDRRTDLVVLAAGADPAQIADTLRWAELTPQELAAGPAEWAGWHDPFGEMHADPCEDLAAPAAETEIDEEMS is encoded by the coding sequence ATGGGAATCATTTCCAATAGAACTCCGGTCCTGCTCCTGACCGGGTTCGGCGAGCAGGAGCGCGCGCTCGAGCTGGCCGAACCCGGCACCGTCGTCGTGCACCACGACCTCTCCGGCCTGCGCGAGGGACTCGTCGTGCGGTCGGAGACCACGTTCCGGCCCGACCTGGTCGCCGAGGAGCGCGTCGCCGTGCTCGAACTCGCGCACGGCTGCGTCTCGTGCACGCTGCGCGAGGACCTGCTGCCGCTGCTGCGCACGCTGCACCGCCGCGCCGGCGTGCGCCGGATCGTCGTGCGGCTGGACCCGATCCTCGAGGCCGAGGCGGTGCGGCACGCGATCGAGCACGTGGTGGTGGAGATGGTCGGCGCGGTGCCCGGCCCGGCCGCGCGCGACGTCGAGGTGGTCGGCGTGATCGGCTTCGTCGACGGACCGACCTGGCTCGCCGACGCACTCGGCGAGGAGGACCTGGGGGAGCGTTACGGCGTTCCCGACGACGACGAGCGCACCGTCGCGCAACTGGCCGTCGGGCACGTGCAGAGCGCCGGGCTGCTGGTCGTGACCGGCGACAGCCCCGACCCCGCCCGCCTGCGCGCCGTACTGCGCCGCCTCGCGCCCGGCGCGCCGATCGCCCGCGAGCGCGTGCCCCTGGAGAAGCTGCTGCCGCGCGTGGCCGCGCCGCGCCCGGCGATCGAGCCCTTCGGCCCGCTGTTGCCCGGCTGCCCGCCGCTCGAGCCCGACGGTGACGTCGCCCTGGTCGAGTTCAGCGCCCGCCGCCCGCTGCACCCCGGCCGGTTCCACGAGGCCATCGACGTGCTGCTCGACGGTGTCGTCCACGCCCGTGGGCACATCTGGCTCGCCACCCGGCCCGACGAGGCCTTCTGGCTCGAGTCCGCTGGGGCGGGGCTGCGCGTCGGCGCGGCCGGACGGTGGCTCGCCGCCGGGGGAGAGGGTTCGCCCGAGCGTTGGGCGATCGCGTCGGCGGCGTGGGACGAGACGCACGGGGACCGTCGGACCGACCTGGTGGTGCTCGCCGCCGGGGCCGACCCCGCGCAGATCGCCGACACGCTGCGCTGGGCCGAGCTGACCCCGCAGGAGCTGGCGGCCGGCCCCGCCGAGTGGGCCGGCTGGCACGACCCGTTCGGCGAGATGCACGCCGACCCGTGTGAGGACCTCGCCGCGCCCGCGGCCGAGACCGAGATCGATGAGGAGATGTCATGA
- a CDS encoding trimeric intracellular cation channel family protein — protein MLLAVLNYAGIAVFAASGALIGVRKRLDLFGVWTLAALTGVGGGVARDVLLGIHPPASFQGWENITVASIAAAFVFVFHPQFGRLRNSVLVLDAVGMGVFSATGALTALHHDASPFAAALIGITTALGGGVLRDILVNEVPLLIQERDLYAIPALTGAVATVVAAQWGATDARSLLVGAVLASGFRLLALWQGWRVPVAPEDVLGRALRACKRFLRP, from the coding sequence GTGTTGCTCGCGGTGCTGAACTACGCAGGCATCGCGGTTTTCGCTGCCTCCGGTGCGTTGATCGGCGTCCGCAAGCGGCTCGACCTCTTCGGGGTGTGGACCCTCGCGGCGCTCACCGGCGTGGGCGGTGGCGTCGCGCGCGACGTGCTGCTGGGCATCCACCCGCCCGCCTCGTTCCAGGGCTGGGAGAACATCACCGTCGCCTCGATCGCGGCGGCCTTCGTGTTCGTCTTCCACCCGCAGTTCGGCCGGCTCCGCAACTCGGTGCTCGTCCTCGACGCCGTCGGCATGGGCGTCTTCTCCGCGACCGGCGCGCTCACGGCGCTGCATCACGACGCGTCGCCCTTCGCCGCCGCGCTGATCGGCATCACCACCGCGCTCGGCGGCGGCGTGCTGCGCGACATCCTGGTCAACGAGGTACCGCTGCTCATCCAGGAGCGCGACCTCTACGCCATCCCCGCCCTGACCGGCGCCGTCGCCACCGTCGTGGCCGCGCAATGGGGCGCGACCGATGCGCGCTCCCTGCTGGTGGGCGCCGTGCTCGCCTCGGGGTTCCGGCTGCTGGCGCTGTGGCAGGGCTGGCGCGTGCCCGTCGCGCCCGAGGACGTGCTCGGCCGGGCCCTGCGCGCCTGCAAGCGCTTCCTCCGTCCCTGA
- a CDS encoding AEC family transporter, giving the protein MTSVLAGFAVIAIIIAAGWLLGRLEVLGEQPEKQLSLLVFYLLTPALLLHALATTDVTVLFSSRLWVSAGSALAIAAVYYVIVRVFWRRRMGDATIGALASSYVNSSNLGIPIAVFVLHDTSYVAPLLLFQILVFSTIALTMLDIAEARERTGPKLPLWRTVATPLLNPIVVGALIGLAISLTRWHPPDWVMSPVKLLGDASVPMALIVFGLSLGGVRVLQKGEAPRRDIALATVLKMIAMPVLAWAMARFLFGQSGHALFAQTVTAALPTAQNVLVYGLRYNRGVILARDSGLITTVLSIPAIMLIAFLLT; this is encoded by the coding sequence ATGACCTCCGTACTGGCCGGCTTCGCCGTGATCGCGATCATCATCGCGGCGGGCTGGCTGCTCGGCCGGCTCGAGGTGCTGGGCGAGCAGCCGGAGAAGCAGCTGTCGCTGCTGGTCTTCTACCTGCTCACGCCCGCCCTACTCCTGCATGCACTGGCCACCACGGATGTCACGGTGCTGTTCAGCTCGCGGTTGTGGGTCAGCGCCGGGTCCGCACTGGCGATCGCCGCGGTGTACTACGTGATCGTCCGGGTCTTCTGGCGCCGCAGGATGGGCGACGCGACCATCGGTGCACTGGCCTCCAGCTATGTGAACTCGTCGAACCTCGGCATCCCGATCGCGGTCTTCGTGCTGCACGACACCTCGTACGTCGCGCCGCTGCTGCTGTTCCAGATCCTCGTCTTCTCGACGATCGCGCTGACGATGCTCGACATCGCCGAGGCGCGCGAGCGGACCGGCCCGAAGCTGCCGCTGTGGCGGACCGTGGCCACGCCGCTGCTCAACCCGATCGTCGTGGGCGCGCTGATCGGGCTCGCGATCTCGCTGACCCGCTGGCACCCGCCGGACTGGGTGATGAGCCCCGTCAAGCTCCTCGGCGACGCCTCCGTCCCGATGGCGCTGATCGTCTTCGGGCTCTCGCTCGGCGGCGTGCGGGTGCTGCAGAAGGGCGAGGCCCCGCGTCGGGACATCGCGCTGGCCACCGTGCTCAAGATGATCGCAATGCCGGTGCTGGCCTGGGCGATGGCGCGCTTCCTGTTCGGCCAATCCGGCCATGCGCTGTTCGCGCAGACGGTGACCGCCGCCCTCCCCACGGCACAGAACGTGCTGGTCTACGGCCTGCGGTACAACCGCGGCGTGATCCTCGCGCGAGATTCCGGCCTTATCACAACGGTGCTCTCGATCCCGGCGATCATGCTGATCGCGTTCCTTCTCACCTGA
- the rpsR gene encoding 30S ribosomal protein S18, whose translation MARKPVRIAASRRGLVRVPEGALDYKNVTYLRTFLNERGKLRSRAVTRLSPQDQRKLAHAVKNAREMALLPYSSKK comes from the coding sequence ATGGCGCGTAAACCGGTCCGCATCGCGGCCTCCCGGCGCGGCCTCGTCCGCGTCCCTGAAGGCGCTCTCGACTACAAAAACGTCACCTACCTGCGCACCTTCCTCAACGAGCGGGGCAAGCTGCGCTCCCGCGCGGTGACCCGGCTCTCGCCGCAGGATCAGCGGAAGCTGGCGCACGCGGTGAAGAACGCGCGCGAGATGGCGCTGCTCCCGTACTCCTCCAAGAAGTAG
- the rpmG gene encoding 50S ribosomal protein L33 yields the protein MARNEIRPIIKLKSTAGTGYTYVTRKNRRNDPDRMVLRKFDPVIRQHVDFREER from the coding sequence ATGGCCCGCAACGAGATCCGACCGATCATCAAGCTCAAGTCCACCGCCGGCACCGGGTACACGTACGTGACCCGCAAGAACCGTCGCAACGACCCCGACCGCATGGTGCTGCGCAAGTTCGATCCGGTGATCCGGCAGCACGTCGACTTCCGCGAGGAGCGCTGA
- the rpsN gene encoding 30S ribosomal protein S14, whose translation MATKAKIAANERRKALVARHAERRAELKRLIAHPSTDPDERADAVRTLAKLPRDGSATRVRNRDAADGRPRGHLRKFGLSRVRVRQMAHDGQLPGVRKSSW comes from the coding sequence ATGGCGACCAAGGCGAAGATCGCCGCCAACGAGCGGCGCAAGGCCCTGGTGGCGCGGCACGCGGAACGTCGCGCCGAGCTCAAGCGGCTCATCGCACACCCGTCGACCGACCCCGACGAGCGGGCCGACGCCGTGCGCACGCTGGCGAAGCTGCCGCGCGACGGCTCGGCCACCCGGGTGCGCAACCGCGATGCCGCCGACGGCCGCCCGCGCGGGCACCTGCGCAAGTTCGGCCTCTCCCGCGTGCGGGTGCGGCAGATGGCGCACGACGGTCAGCTGCCCGGCGTCCGGAAGTCGAGCTGGTGA
- a CDS encoding response regulator transcription factor, with translation MRILVVDDDRAVRESLRRSLTFNGYQVDTAVDGQDALDHIASNRPDALVLDLNMPRIDGLEVCRRLRSAGDDLPILVLTARDAVSDRVSGLDAGADDYLPKPFALEELLARMRALLRRAAPDTGADNEVLRFEDLSLDPATREVVRGERNISLTRTEFSLLEMLMSNPRRVLTRSRILEEVWGYDFPTSGNALEVYVGYLRRKTEADGESRLIHTVRGVGYVLRETPP, from the coding sequence ATGCGAATTCTGGTGGTCGACGACGATCGTGCGGTACGGGAGTCCCTGCGTCGCTCGCTGACCTTCAACGGGTACCAGGTGGACACCGCCGTCGACGGGCAGGACGCCCTCGATCACATCGCGAGCAACCGCCCCGATGCGCTGGTGCTGGACCTGAACATGCCCCGGATCGACGGCCTCGAGGTGTGCCGCCGCCTGCGCAGCGCGGGCGACGACCTGCCGATCCTCGTGCTCACGGCCCGCGACGCGGTGAGCGACCGCGTCAGCGGCCTCGACGCGGGCGCCGACGACTACCTGCCCAAGCCCTTCGCGCTGGAGGAGCTGCTGGCCCGGATGCGCGCGCTGCTGCGCCGCGCCGCGCCCGACACGGGCGCCGACAACGAGGTGCTCCGCTTCGAGGACCTCAGCCTCGACCCGGCCACCCGCGAGGTGGTGCGCGGCGAGCGGAACATCAGCCTCACCCGCACCGAGTTCAGCCTGCTCGAGATGCTCATGAGCAACCCGCGCCGCGTGCTCACCCGCAGCCGCATCCTCGAGGAGGTGTGGGGCTACGACTTCCCGACCTCGGGCAACGCGCTGGAGGTGTACGTCGGCTACCTGCGGCGCAAGACCGAGGCGGACGGCGAGAGCCGCCTGATCCACACCGTGCGGGGCGTCGGCTACGTCCTGCGCGAGACCCCGCCGTGA
- the rpmF gene encoding 50S ribosomal protein L32 — MAVPKRRMSRANTHARRSQWKANNPELQAVQVGGRTHLVPRRLVRAAKLGLVDLDRR; from the coding sequence ATGGCTGTACCGAAGCGCCGTATGTCGCGGGCGAACACGCATGCTCGTCGCTCGCAGTGGAAGGCGAACAACCCCGAGCTGCAGGCCGTGCAGGTCGGCGGCCGCACCCACCTGGTTCCGCGTCGCCTCGTGCGCGCCGCGAAGCTGGGCCTGGTCGATCTCGATCGCCGCTAA
- a CDS encoding type B 50S ribosomal protein L31, with the protein MKQGVHPEYRPVAFQDSSTGKVFLTRSTATSERTVEVDGVTYPLIVVDVTSDSHPLWTGKQRVMDTAGRVQKFQEKYARFGGRAAGR; encoded by the coding sequence ATGAAGCAGGGAGTCCATCCCGAGTACCGTCCGGTCGCGTTCCAGGATTCGTCGACGGGAAAGGTCTTCCTCACGCGCAGCACCGCGACGTCGGAGCGGACCGTCGAGGTCGACGGGGTCACGTATCCGCTGATCGTGGTGGACGTGACCAGCGACTCGCACCCGCTGTGGACGGGTAAGCAGCGCGTGATGGACACCGCCGGCCGCGTGCAGAAGTTCCAGGAGAAGTACGCGCGTTTTGGCGGGCGGGCCGCGGGACGGTAG
- a CDS encoding GGDEF domain-containing protein, with product MITTTSFVKRTFADGARVYADNVELLARVGLRRPVAYVTAGSVTLIAAAAIALAFEGMSTIPLLCLSLSLPGFAWGVRYLMRRPVSYVESLGYVLYCDVVITTGLFVVTTTGVAFLKLAWLVATASYVCVYHGRVAMSVQGAVMTLALAIAVTGGALRGDVSTGVLVTGAATLVLALLITGWVVYAGKKQFALHAASAAQLARLDELTGLLNRRGLTQDCRRWSGAMTVAVVDLDGFKQLNDTQGHAAGDELLRRVARGLQAAAGPDALVARLGGDEFAVVAERLPADLGERLFDPSETPVRASVGLARGIADGASMLGSLLEEADRAMYEAKRAHGSRVA from the coding sequence GTGATCACGACGACCTCCTTTGTCAAGCGTACCTTTGCTGACGGCGCTCGGGTCTACGCCGACAACGTCGAACTGCTGGCACGGGTGGGGCTGCGGCGGCCCGTCGCGTACGTCACGGCGGGCAGCGTCACGCTCATCGCCGCGGCCGCCATCGCACTCGCCTTCGAGGGCATGTCGACGATCCCGCTGCTGTGCCTCTCGCTCTCGCTGCCGGGCTTCGCGTGGGGTGTGCGCTACCTGATGCGGCGCCCGGTGAGCTACGTCGAGTCGCTCGGCTACGTCCTGTACTGCGATGTGGTGATCACCACCGGCCTGTTCGTGGTCACCACCACGGGCGTCGCCTTCCTCAAACTCGCCTGGCTCGTGGCCACCGCCAGCTACGTCTGCGTCTATCACGGGCGGGTCGCCATGTCGGTCCAGGGCGCCGTGATGACGCTGGCCCTGGCGATCGCCGTGACCGGCGGCGCGCTCCGCGGCGACGTGAGCACCGGCGTGCTCGTCACCGGCGCCGCCACCCTGGTGCTGGCCCTGCTCATCACCGGCTGGGTGGTGTACGCGGGCAAGAAGCAGTTCGCCCTGCACGCCGCCTCCGCCGCCCAGCTCGCCCGGCTCGACGAGCTCACGGGCCTGCTCAACCGCCGCGGTCTCACCCAGGACTGCCGGCGCTGGTCCGGCGCGATGACGGTCGCCGTCGTCGACTTGGACGGGTTCAAGCAGCTCAACGACACGCAGGGGCACGCCGCGGGCGACGAACTGCTGCGCCGGGTGGCTCGCGGGCTGCAGGCCGCCGCCGGACCCGACGCGCTCGTCGCGCGCCTCGGCGGCGACGAGTTCGCCGTCGTCGCCGAGCGGCTCCCCGCCGATCTCGGCGAGCGGCTCTTCGACCCGTCCGAGACGCCCGTGCGCGCCAGCGTCGGCCTCGCCCGGGGCATCGCCGACGGTGCCTCCATGCTCGGCTCGCTGCTCGAGGAGGCCGACCGCGCAATGTACGAGGCCAAGCGAGCCCACGGCAGCCGGGTGGCCTGA
- the rpmB gene encoding 50S ribosomal protein L28, translated as MSAHCQVTGRAPGFGKRVSHSHVRTNRRWDPNIQRRRYYVPSLGRTVVLRVSTKGIKTIDRRGIDAVVAEILSRGEKL; from the coding sequence ATGTCCGCACACTGCCAGGTCACGGGTCGCGCACCCGGCTTCGGCAAGCGGGTCTCGCACAGCCACGTGCGCACGAACCGCCGCTGGGACCCGAACATCCAACGCCGCCGCTACTACGTGCCCTCGCTCGGACGCACCGTCGTGCTGCGGGTGTCCACGAAGGGCATCAAGACCATCGACCGCCGCGGCATCGACGCGGTCGTCGCCGAGATCCTGTCCCGAGGGGAGAAGCTGTAA